CTCGATGACTGTCGGCGATAATCGATCGGGGGTGTCGACAATCTGGGTCGGTGTTGTAGACCAATCGATGGTACTGCCAGCAAGAGATAGCTCACACAGTCGATGGACGGCCGTCCCGAATTGCGTCGGTGCCAGTCCCTCTCTGGAAGGCGACTCAGTGAGGAAAGAACTGTGGTCTGTTTCCATCTGTGATTCGTCATGTGACGAGTGAGTCGAAACCAGATCACGGACGGCAGTTGCAGACAGAGCGATCCCCGCTGTCGATTCAGGAGGTTCTGAAAGCTCGATATCACAGGCGCGTTCAGTCGTCGCTGACTCAGCCGGTCCCGAAACGGGCGTTGGCGGCCGTCGAACGGTGTACTGGCCCTCTCCGAGCGAGTCTGTTGCGATGCCTGCCGTGGCGAGGTCCGGAAGAAGCTCTCGATCTTCGAGGAGAACCGGCTGAACGAGATCACGCCAATTGGAGGCTTGCTCGCCGGTATCGTACTCACCGAAAGTAGCCTCCCTGTCCGATCCGACGGCGTGGGTACTCGTCAACAAGAGGTGATCCCGAACGCGTGTCGTTGCAACGTATAGGAGACGCCGACTCTCAGCCCGTAGTTCCTGTTGTTGGACATTCTCTGCGATATTGTAATCCGGCGTTGCAGTCGTCTCGAAGCTGTTCGCTGGGGAGGGCCCCTTGATGCCGAGGACTGGCTCCTCACCTACTGTCTCGAGATAGGCAAGCGAATGTCGACGCTGACTGTTATCGGTAATTGTCGACCGTTTGCTCACGCCGCGGCTGAGCTCTGGAACGACGACGATCGGGAACTCAAGACCCTTCGCCGAATGGACCGTCCTGAGTTGGACGCCATCGATCGCCGCCGGGATCATTGCTTCGCCAGGATCAGTCTCCTGGTCACGTTCGCGCTCGATACGCTCGATCACTTCGACGAGCGGGAGAGCGCTTCCTTCCTCCCACGTTCGGAGCTGCTCGCGGAATTTATTGACGTTCACGACGGCTTGCTCAGGCCGCTCGTCGGCACCGACGCTGATCAGATAGCCCGTATCGTCGATGATCTCCGAGACTAACGCCGCCCATGTCGTAATTCGATCGCTCCTGTCAAGCCCAGCCTGCGTTCGCCACTGCTTGAGTTGATCGTGAGCAGTTTCGAGGGCACTGTCCATTGTCGCCAGTTGCTCCCAGAGACATTCGTCCGAGTCGTACAGTGCTGCGAGTTGCTCATCGGTGAACCCGAACAGCGGCGATCGCAACACACCGTACAGCGGGATATCTTGAGTGGGATCTTGGAGCACCTTGAGCAGGTTCACCAACGGCTGGATTTCGGATGTCTCGTAGAAGCCTCGGGCGCCGAAGCTGCTGTAGGGAATGTCGTACTCTTCGAATGCGCGTTCGAATTCCGGGAATCGAGTCCGTGTCCGAAAGAGGAGGGCTACGTCCCGCGGTTGGGCTGCTCGATACTCGTCGGTGTCGGGATCGTAGATCTGTGGTGGGTCATCGAACAACCGCGTGAGCCGGGCGGCAACGCCGTAAGCTTCCCGCTCGCCTTTCGAGCGGTAGGTCCGCTCATCGAACCACGTATTCTCGAGGCCTAGTGGTGCAACGTCTTGGTCCGTTTCCGGCACAACGAGGTATTCGACCGTTCCGTCAATCTCGGTGCCCTCCGATCGCTCAGGCGTCAGCCACTGTGGACGTGCCTCGTATGGCTGGTACTCATCGCCTTCGGGCTGAAAGACCTCCTCGAACAGTTCGTTGATGAATGTCAGCGGATTCGAGAGTGTTCGGAAGTTCCCGCTGAGCTGTTGGGCTGTCTCTGTGGATTCTGGGTTCGCCCTCTTGAGACGATCGCGGGCCTCACGAAACATCGTGACGTCGGCCCGGCGAAAGCGATAGATGCTCTGTTTCTCATCACCGACCAGAAAGACGTTCTCGCCGTCGAAACCAGGCTCTTCGGAGCCAGTCAAAAGCGTCACGAGTTCCCACTGGCGTGGATCCGTGTCCTGAACTTCGTCAACCATGAGATACTCGAACTGCTCGCGAAGCTCATGGCGCGCTCGGTCGTGTGTCTCGAGGAAGTCAATTGTGCGCTCGATTAGATCCGAATAGTCCAGTGCATGCTGTGCCTCTTTTCGCCGTGTGTACTCTACTCGAACGGTCTGATAGAGACGGGCAATCGCGTAGACATACGGTATCGAACGTTCGATCGCCGCCCCATCGAAGCTCAGGTCTTGGTCCTCGGGATCGAGCGCCTCGATCAGCGTCTTGCAGGCGGCTGTGAGCGCTTCGTGATCCGCCGTGCAGCCATACTTTTTCCAGCGACTCGCCGTGCCTGCATACGAGGTTGCACTGGCATACAGCGCCCCTTTCCCTGTGGTTACCTGATCACAGAAATCCAAGAAGAGCTGTTGGTAGGTCGCCGTCTCGGCACCGTCGATTGGTCCGTCCGGGAGCTGGGAGCCAAGTAGTTCGAGAGTCGCAATGCCGTCGTCGGGTTCGTCAGTAAATTCGTAGTCGTTGGCTGCAAGCTCCCTGATAGTTTCGAGGGCCTCACACACCGCTGGTTGAGCGAGAAGCGTGTTGACGGTCTCCGGGGAAAGTGGGCACGCTCGTTCGAAGACAGCCGCTACGTACTCTTCGTGGCTCGTTTCGAGTAGCTGGTCAGCCCACTGGTTGCTTTCCGGGCGTTCGTTGAGTAGTCCCGCGAGGAGACTGGCAAGATCATCGCGTGAATACAGGCGTGCGAGACGTTCGACGTCATCTGTAAGTGTCGTTTTTCGCGTTTCGATTTCGTCAGCCGTCCGGAGATGTGTGGCCTCATCGAGAACATACGCAAGGACGTCCCGAACAGTCCGCTCAATCAGCGTTGCTGCGTCGCTATTGTCGAGCGTCTCGAAATCAGGGTGAACACCTGCCTCGACGGCGTACTCCTCGAGGATACGGCTGCAAAATCCATGGATCGTGTGTATGTAGGCGTCCTCGATGTCGTCTTTGGCCCGTTGCCATCGATCGTACGTTTCCGGGTC
The genomic region above belongs to Halalkalicoccus sp. NIPERK01 and contains:
- a CDS encoding exodeoxyribonuclease V subunit beta, whose translation is MSDDTSTYEERLLTDYSAQVSATEELELTTEQQQALTLDQNIAITAGAGTGKTTTLTERYRHILKEHPELSPTQIVTITFTRDATSEMCDRIRGVVDDALDSADPETYDRWQRAKDDIEDAYIHTIHGFCSRILEEYAVEAGVHPDFETLDNSDAATLIERTVRDVLAYVLDEATHLRTADEIETRKTTLTDDVERLARLYSRDDLASLLAGLLNERPESNQWADQLLETSHEEYVAAVFERACPLSPETVNTLLAQPAVCEALETIRELAANDYEFTDEPDDGIATLELLGSQLPDGPIDGAETATYQQLFLDFCDQVTTGKGALYASATSYAGTASRWKKYGCTADHEALTAACKTLIEALDPEDQDLSFDGAAIERSIPYVYAIARLYQTVRVEYTRRKEAQHALDYSDLIERTIDFLETHDRARHELREQFEYLMVDEVQDTDPRQWELVTLLTGSEEPGFDGENVFLVGDEKQSIYRFRRADVTMFREARDRLKRANPESTETAQQLSGNFRTLSNPLTFINELFEEVFQPEGDEYQPYEARPQWLTPERSEGTEIDGTVEYLVVPETDQDVAPLGLENTWFDERTYRSKGEREAYGVAARLTRLFDDPPQIYDPDTDEYRAAQPRDVALLFRTRTRFPEFERAFEEYDIPYSSFGARGFYETSEIQPLVNLLKVLQDPTQDIPLYGVLRSPLFGFTDEQLAALYDSDECLWEQLATMDSALETAHDQLKQWRTQAGLDRSDRITTWAALVSEIIDDTGYLISVGADERPEQAVVNVNKFREQLRTWEEGSALPLVEVIERIERERDQETDPGEAMIPAAIDGVQLRTVHSAKGLEFPIVVVPELSRGVSKRSTITDNSQRRHSLAYLETVGEEPVLGIKGPSPANSFETTATPDYNIAENVQQQELRAESRRLLYVATTRVRDHLLLTSTHAVGSDREATFGEYDTGEQASNWRDLVQPVLLEDRELLPDLATAGIATDSLGEGQYTVRRPPTPVSGPAESATTERACDIELSEPPESTAGIALSATAVRDLVSTHSSHDESQMETDHSSFLTESPSREGLAPTQFGTAVHRLCELSLAGSTIDWSTTPTQIVDTPDRLSPTVIE